The window TGATATCGATCCTTTCTATTATATTTACCGGTAAATCGCTAAAGGATCGTTTATGAATATTAAACCTGATGATCATTGGCGTTGGTATTTTGATCATGACCATAATAGGGTGATGTTAGATCTCGCCAACGGCATGATATTTCGTTCATGTTTTCCTGCTAAGATGCTAACGGTTTTTGCTCGTAATGAGATGCCATTTAGTATCGAAGATGCAGGTGAATATTATTTATTCGATGAGCAGGCTAAAAGATTAAATATTACTCATGAAGAAAGAGCTGAATTAGTCTTAAATAGCTTAGTTGCTTTTCGTTTTTTAAAACCACAGATGCCAAAGAGTTGGTATTTTTCTTCATTTCACTATATTCGTGAGCCTAAGCAAGGGCAAATAATTCAAGTGTGTTTAGAAAATACGAACCGTTACTTCACATTTATTATTGCGGAAGCTGGTCCATCTGCGAGTTTATGTTTATTAGCTGAACCAATATTAGAATTACCCGATCGAACTTTACGGTTTTGCGATCCAATTAAGATCATGAACGATCGCATGCTTGAATATTCATCTAAAGTGAAACGTCAACTATACGGTAATGCTATTTAGGTGATCGCCAAAGATCGTGGAAAAAAGAATAACTAAATAAATAGGCTTTTGTTAATTTAATTAATCTCGTTTTGAGTGTTTAACACCATCATAGAATTGAACCCTTGATGGTGTTAAAAAGCAAAACCAACGCTTAATTAAATGCTAATTTAACGGATGTTCTCGGGATACAGCTACAAGCGAGTATATAACCATTTTCTTTAATGGCGCTTTGTTTTAACGGGGTGACTTCCCCCGAAATCAGTTTAATTTTACAGCGGCCACAGATACCAGCACGACATGAATAAGGGATCGTTAGACCATTGGATTCTAATTGCTCAAGGATCACATTTTGGTTATCACCTTCATATTCTGTTTCTTCAAAAATTAAACTGACATTATTGGCTTGAGTTTTTAAACTATTAGCAGCTAGATCACTTTCCCGTTCTTGAACTAAATATTGTTTTGCTGGTTTAGTTTCTAATACCGTCAGGGTATCACCAACACGAATAACCCCCGTATTTTTAATAATCACATTTTGTCCGAAATCGACATCACCAGTTTCATCTGAACGGAAGGTTTGCAGTGTTGCAAGTGGCTCACTGTGAGGATGTTTAATTCCTTTTTCTGGGCTAACGGTCGTTAAAATGCACCGGCTACATGGCCTATCTAATGTAAAGACGACATCACCTATTTGAATGGTTTTCCATGTATCTTCTTCAAAAGGCTTGGCACCTGTAATAATTAAATTGCCACGAAACTGCTCTAATTTAATACTAGCAGGGCAACGGCGCTGTAGTTCTTGGACTGAAGCTTCGTTGATCAGTAAGAAAGGGTAGCCATCAGCAAAAGACATCGGCACATCTTGGTGTTCTTTGACACGGCGAGAAAGCTGTGGGCTCAGCCAGCGTAGTTGTACGGGCTCATCAAAAAAGGTACTTAACCAACTATTTATCGCTTCAGGCGCAATAAGTGCATGAAAATGATTGCCCCAAACTTCAGTAGGGCTCTGCTTATCGTTAAAGTCCTGATACAATACCGTTGCACTTTCGCCATTTGGTGCTCGCAAGTGAAGACCATTATTGAGCATTACCGGTGTAAAAAGTAACATTTGTGGATATTTTCTCGCCGTAATAAATTTACCTTCCAGCGTGGTTACCATAAAATTACGATCAAAAGTCAAACCGCTAATATCAGCGAAGGCGTGGGATAAACGAACTCCTCGCATAGATTTAACTGGGTGTGTGTAAAGGCGCGAAAGCGTTATCATTTTTTAATCCTTATAATTGTGCGTAGCAACTTTATGACAACTGCATAAGATTAGCTATAATGCGCAACAATTTTTCATCCAAATTGGTAATAAATACTATGAATTCTCTGTTTGCCAGCACAGCTCGCGGCCTTGAAGAACTACTGAAAACGGAATTAGAATCGCTTGGCGCTAGCCAATGCAAAGTGGCCCAAGGGGGTGTCTATTTTCAAGCCGACGAACGTGTCATGTACCAAAGCCTACTGTGGAGTCGGCTGGCATCGCGTATTTTATTGCCACTGAATGATTTTGATGTCTACAGTGACTTAGATTTGTACCTCGGTGTACAAGCTATCGACTGGAGTGAAATTTTTTCAGTCAATGATACCTTTGTTGTTCATTTTACTGGGACTAATGAAGAAATTCGCAATAGCCAATACGGTGCATTGAAAGTGAAAGATGCTATCGTTGACAGCTTCGTACGCAAGCTTGACCAGCGCCCTGATGTGGCTCGTCAACAAGCAGATATTCGTATCAACGTCTACCTGAATAAAGAGAGAGCCAGTGTGGCACTCGATTTAAGTGGTGATTCATTACATATTCGTGGCTACCGTGATTTGGCAGGCCAAGCGCCCTTAAAAGAGACACTGGCGGCGGCAATTATTAACCGCTCAGGTTGGCAGCAAGGAACCCCATTGGTCGACCCGATGTGCGGTTCAGGAACATTATTAATTGAAGCTGCAATGATGGCAACGGATAAAGCCCCCGGCTTACACCGTACGCATTGGGGTTTCTATGCGTGGTCTAAATTTAACGCGGAACTTTGGCGTGAATTAACTACGGAAGCACAAGTGCGTTTTCGCCAAGGTTTGAAAGAGACGACATCCCGCTTTTATGGTTTTGATATCGACAAGCGTGTACTTGAAATGGCTCGTGCTAACGCACGTCGCGCAGGGTTACAAGATTTAATTACCTTTAAGCAAGGTGATGCAGCAGCATTAGAAAACCCAGTTAATACTAATACGCTAGGCACCATTATCAGTAACCCACCTTATGGTGAGCGTTTAGAAAGTGAGCCTGCTTTAATTGCGCTACATAGTCAGCTAGGGCGTATCGTGAAGGCCCGTTTTCCTGGGTGGCGTTTATCGATTTTTAGTGCTTCTCCTGAGCTACTTAGCTGCTTGCAACTGCGTTCAGAGCGTGAGTTTAAAGCCAAAAACGGCCCTTTAGATTGCGTTCAAAAGAATTATCAATTAGCGGCTACACCGTCAGAAACCATTGCGGAAATATCACCTGATTTTGCAAATCGTTTACGTAAAAATATCAAGAAATTAAGTAAATGGGCGAAGCAGCAAGGGATCGATTGCTACCGTGTTTATGATGCCGACCTACCTGAATACAATGTTGCGGTTGATATTTATGGCGATAAAGTGGTGATCCAAGAATACGCGCCACCGAAAACCGTAGATGAACGCAAAGCTCGTCAACGTTTGTTTGATGTGATCACTGCAACAATGAATGTGTTAGAACTGACATCGAATCAGCTAGTGCTAAAAACGCGCCAGCGCCAAAAAGGCAAGCAGCAGTATGAGAAATTAGCGCAAAAAGACGATTTCTTTTTAGTACAAGAATACAATGCGAAAATGTTGGTGAATTTGACGGACTATCTGGATACGGGGTTATTTCTTGACCACCGTATTGCCCGTAAAATGTTAGGCCAGATGAGTAAAGATGCGGACTTTTTAAATTTGTTCTGTTACACCGGTACTGCTACTGTGCATGCAGGGCTTGGTGGCGCGAAAAGCACCACTTCCGTTGATATGTCACGTACTTATCTTGAGTGGGCTGAAAAAAACCTACAAGCGAACGGGCTAACAGGTCGTCAACACCGTTTAATTCAAGCGGATTGCTTGAGTTGGCTGGCGAATAGCCAGGAACAATTTGATTTGATCTTTATTGATCCCCCAACATTTTCAAATTCAAAACGCATGGATGGTACATTTGATGTACAACGGGATCATATCCAGTTGATTACCCATCTAAAACGGTTATTACGCCGTGGTGGAACCGTGATGTTCTCTAATAACAAACGTGGTTTCAAAATGGATCTTGAAGCAATTAAAGAATTAGGATTACAAGCACAAGAAATCACAGCGAAAACACTGTCAGAAGATTTTGCTCGTAACCGTCAAATACATAACTGCTGGCTAATTAGCCACGCAGAGTAAGGATAGAATCAATGGCTTTAATTAATTTGTCGGGTGCATACCTTTCGTTTAGTGATGCACCTTTACTCGATAATACTGAAATTCATATCGAAGATAACGAACGTGTATGTTTGGTTGGCCGCAATGGTGCGGGTAAATCAACGTTAATGCGTGTGTTAACGAAAGAGCAGCCGCTGGATGACGGTCAATTAATTTACGAACAAGACTTGATTGTTGCTCGCTTACAGCAAGATCCACCGCGTAATATTGAAGGTACTATTTTTGATTTTGTGGCTGAAGGCGTTGCAGAACAAGCTCAGTACCTTAAAGATTATCACCATGTTGCGAAAGAGGTCGAAACCGACCCGAGCGAAAAAAATCTCAATAAATTAGCTGAATTACAAGAGGTGTTGGATAACCGTAATTTATGGTTATTGGACTCTCGTATCAGTGATGTACTGAAAAAACTTGGTTTACCTGCGGATGCAGAATTATCTTCATTATCAGGTGGTTGGCTACGTAAAGCGGCTTTAGGTCGTGCGTTAGTGAGTAACCCGCGAGTACTCTTTTTAGATGAGCCAACCAACCACTTAGATATTGAAACGATCCTTTGGCTGGAAAATTTCCTAAAAGACTTCCAAGGTAGCATCGTATTTATTTCCCATGACCGTTCATTTATCCGCAATATGGCAACGCGTATTATTGATTTAGACCGTGGGCAATTAGCGTCTTGGCCGGGTAATTATGATGACTACTTGGTGAATAAAGAAGAAGCTTTGCGTGTTGAAGAGATGCAAAATGCAGAATTCGACCGTAAATTAGCCCAAGAAGAGACGTGGATCCGCCAAGGTATTAAAGCGCGACGGACTCGTAACGAAGGGCGTGTTCGTGCGTTGAAAGCGTTACGCGTAGAGCGTTCAGAGCGTCGTGAAGTGATGGGCACAGCGAAAATGCAAGTGGGTGAAGCTGCCCGTTCTGGAAAAATTGTGTTTGAAATGGAAAATGTGAATTACCAGGTTGATAATAAAGTACTGGTAAAAGATTTTTCAGCTCAAGTATTACGTGGTGATAAAATCGCTTTAGTTGGGCCAAACGGTTGTGGTAAAACAACATTGTTGCGTTTAATGCTGGGGGATTTACAAGCAGATAGCGGACGAGTGCATTGTGGTACTAAGTTGGAAGTCGCTTATTTCGACCAGCACCGTGCGGCATTGGACCCAGATAAAACCGTGATGGATAACTTAGCGGAAGGCAAACAAGAAGTCATGGTGAATGGTAAGCCACGTCATGTTCTTGGTTATTTGCAAGATTTTATGTTTCCACCAAAACGTGCGATGACCCCTGTTAGGGCGCTTTCTGGTGGTGAACGTAACCGCTTGTTACTTGCACGTTTATTCCTAAAACCAAGTAACTTATTGATCCTCGATGAACCGACTAACGACCTTGATGTCGAAACTTTAGAGTTACTCGAAGAGTTAGTTGATGGTTACCAAGGAACGGTTTTATTGGTTAGCCATGACCGAGAGTTTGTCGATAACAGCGTGACAGAGTGCTGGATCTTCGAAGGTAATGGGGTCATTAACCGTTTTGCTGGCGGGTATTACGATGCTCAACAGCAAAGAGCACAAACCGTGAGTTTGAAAGCAGAACAAACAGGTAAAGTAGCTGGCCAAGATAAACCGACGAAACCGAAAGAAGCGGTAAAACGGTCAAATAAGCTCAGTTATAATTTATTACGTGAATTGGAACAATTGCCAGCAAAATTGGAGCAACTTGAACGTGATATTGAAACACTGCAAGCTCAAGTTGGTGATGCTGATTTTTTCAACCAACCACATGATGTGACAGAAAAAACGCTGAGTCAGCTATCTTCAAAAGAAGCTGAATTGGAGCAAGCGTTTGATCGTTGGCAAGAGCTTGAATTGCTGAAAAACGGCTAATAACGCTTTAATTAAAGGAGCAAATACACTTTGTGCAACCATGAGTCTCATGAACATGTGCTTTGTCCTCAGTGTGACATGTTGGTTGCGGTTCCTGAATTGGAGCAAGGAAGCAAGGCAACATGTCCACGCTGCGAAACCACATTGGTCTCAAAGTGGCGATATCCGTATAAGCAGCCAGCAGCATATGCATTCAGCGCATTAATTATGCTATTTGTTGCCTGCTTATTCCCCTTTGTTAAGATGGGCGCCGCAGGGATTGAAAATGAAATCTCGCTATTCCAAATTATTGAAATTATAGCCGCCACGCGCTATAGCGGTTTGGCACTCTTTTTTCTATTCTTTTCATTGATTATCCCTGCATTTTGCATGGTCACAATTATCCTTTTAGGGTTGCAAGTTCATATTCCTAAAGGCATTAAAGTGGTGATCACCCGTATTTTGTTCCAAATGAAAGCGTGGTGTATGGCTGAGATTTTTCTAGCGGGGGTCTTAGTCAGTTTTGTTAAATTAATCGCTTATGGCGATATTGGCATTGGGTTAAGCTTTTTACCTTATTGTGTATTTTGTATGCTGCAAGTGAGAGCTTTTCAATGCTTAGACCGCCATTGGCTATGGAACCGAATTGAAGCAGCACCGAAATTAGATAGGCCGTTAATCGTCGGCCAGACGGGTATTAAGCAAGATGTACGTTTATGTCTTGTGTGTACGGCAATTTTACCTGCTGAACAATCAAAATGCCCACGCTGCCACTCTCATGGTAGTGTACGGAAAAATCAAAGTTTACAATGGACTTTGGCACTTTTAGTGACATCAATTATGTTGTATATCCCTGCAAATGTGTTGCCAATGATGACCACAAATACGTTGGGAACAGCATTAAATTCGACCATTATTGATGGCGTCATCTTGCTGTGGGAAGACGGATCATATCCTGTTGCCATGGTGATTTTTATTGCCAGTATCATGGTGCCTACATTGAAAATGATTGGAATTGCATGGCTTTGCCTAGATTCCAAAGGGTACGGTAATCGCGACCCACATCGTATGCATTTTATTTATGAGTTAGTGGAATATGTTGGCCGTTGGTCAATGATAGATGTGTTTGTTATCACTATTTTAGCCTCTTTGGTTCAAATGGGGCAGTTGATGAATATTGTCCCTGCGATGGGGATTATTTTCTTTGGTGTGGTTGTTATTCTCACAATGTTTGCAGCGATGACTTTTGACCCTAGATTAACTTGGGATCGCTGTGAAAGAAAAAATGCAGTAAATACTGTTGAACAAGAAGGAGTCATCGGGTGACTGATAAAGAAACACCACAGGCCAATGCCAAAATTAGCAAGCTAAAAAGTTGGTCGCCTGTATGGGTGATCCCAATAGTGACAGTCTTGCTTGGTGCTTGGGTCTTATTTTACCACTTTAGCAACCAAGGCCCTGAAGTGACATTAATCACTTACAATGCCGAAGGAATAGAAGCGGGTAAAACCAAAATTAAAAGCCGCAGCGTTGATATTGGCGTTGTCGAAAGTGTGACACTTGATGATAACTTTAGTCGAGTGATCATTAAAGCGCGCTTGAATAACGAAATGAAAGAGTTGTTGCGTACCGATTCCGCGTTTTGGATTGTAAAACCGACAATCGGGCGTGATGGCGTCACCGGGCTGGGCACATTACTTTCAGGTGCTTATATTGAGCTTCAGCCGGGGTTAGCGGCAAAAGAGCATTTCGAGTTCACTCTATTGGATACTCCGCCTCTTGCATCACCAGATGCCAAGGGCATTCGTGTCGTATTGGTGAGCGATAAGGCAGGGCAGCTAAACCCGGGTGACCCAGTGTTATTCCGTGGTTATCGAGTCGGTTCTGTTGAAACCAGCGACTTTGATATGGATAAACGCGATATGCGCTATCAATTATTTATCAATGCACCTTATGACAAATTGATTAGTTCAAATGTACGTTTTTGGAAAGACAGCGGTATTGCTTTTGATATGTCATCCCAAGGTGTTCATGTTGAAATGGGCTCAATTGCTACACTGCTTACCGGTGGTGTAAGTTTTGATGTTCCAACGGGGTGGGTTCCTGGTGCAAATGTGAAGGAAAATACTGAATTCCAACTGTTTGACAACCAAAGCAGTATTCAAAACTCCTTGTATACACAGTATCAAGACTTTGTCTTATTTTTCTCAGACTCAGTGCGAGGCTTGCAACCAGGTGCACCGGTAGAGTTCCGTGGTATTCGTTTAGGTACCGTTGCACAAGTGCCTTTTTATACGGAAGGTTTAGACCAATCTCTGGATAATGACTTTAGAATTCCTGTTTTGATCCACATTGAGCCGGAACGTTTCTCTAAGGATGTCGGTAAGAACTTTAATTTGAAAAATGAATTAAATTTAGCCTTGAAAGATGGCTTGAGGGCATCATTAAAGTCAGGGAATTTACTCACTGGCGCATTATTTGTTGATCTAGATTTTGTGCAAAATGCAGAGCCTTATAAAGGCCCAACTGTGGTTGCTGGCTATAAAATCATCCCAACAACCAGTGCAGGTTTAGCGCAAATTCAACAAAAAGTCATTGCGGTGTTGGATAAAATCAACAATATGCCAATTGAACCGATGCTTAACCAAACAACACAAACATTGGCAGAAGGGCAGAAAGTTGTTAAAGAAGCTAATGCGATGTTGGCACAACTCAACAAAGTTATGGCGAGTAAAGAGTTCCAAAATTTACCTCATGACTTGCAAAAAACACTGCAAGAAATGAACCGTGCAATGCAAGGTTTCCAACCTGGTTCACCAGCCTATAATAAAATGGTGGACAACATGCAGCGTTTAGACCAAGTATTGAGAGAAGTTCAGCCGCTTTTACGTACTTTGAATAATAAGAGTAATGCGTTAGTTTTCGAAGCTGAACCAACGAAGGATGTTGAGCCTAAAGGAGTGAAAAAATAATGAGATATTTACTATCGATATTTGTTTTATTATTGGCAGCTTGTAGTAGTACTCCAGAGAAAAAGTACTACCAATTGCCAATGAAAACTCCTCAGACACAATCTGCAGAGGTGATGAATAAAGGCCAAGTATGGTTGCAACGCATTATGTTATCAGATGTGCTGACATCAAATGGGATTACCTACCAGACGACAGATGTCAGTTATACCAATGCAAGTACACATCTATGGGCTAGCCCATTAGAGCAACAGCTTGGTCAGTCGATGGTGAGTGAATTATCTGCAGCGTTACCTGAAAAACTGGTGTCTTTGCAGCCATTACAGAACTCACCGGATACACTTGATATTACTTTAACAGCCTTTAATGGGCGATATGATGGCAAAGTATTAATTCAAGGTTTTTGGACTTACTCTCATGATAAAAGTGTGATCCGTCGTAATTTTGATGTGCAGCTAGACCAAAATGAAGATGGCTATCCTGAGCTGGTTCGTACGTTATCGATGGGTTGGCAACAAGTGGCTGAGAGTATTGCGAAAGAGATAGATAAATACTAATCTTTGGTTATTACTTAAGTAATTTATATTAAATGCACCTTGAATATATGTGGTTTATATATTCAAGGTGCATTTTTAATTTAATTAAATATAGATATTCTTTTAATTTATATATTAGTGAATAATAATTGCTTTTGTTCTCTAATATTATGATAAATAAAAGAATGTTTTTATTTTGAATTAAAATCAATAGGTTATGTTAATTGTCATATACAAGTCACATTTATGCCATTTATGACAAATATATGAAAATCTTTACTTGATTTTTTTATCAACGGGCGCTATTTCTATAGGGTACCTATTAAAAATAGTAGGTGCTGTTTTCTTTTCCATTTAAATGATGAGGGAAGTAAGGCATGAAAAGACAGAAGCGAGACCGTTTAGAAAGAGCTTTATCAAGAGGTTATCAAGCAGGTTTAGCAGGGCGCTCTAAAGAGTTGTGCCCGTATCAAGCAGTAGATGCTCGGTCGCATTGGCTAGGTGGTTGGCGAAAGGCGATGGAGGATCGAACCATAGCGGTGGTGTAACCCCCACATTCTTTGATCGTTTAGCTTAAATAACCTGTACTAGTTTTCTTGAGTATTTTTCGGGTTTTTAAGTTTAAGACATCAATTCATTTAAGAACCTCCGCGATTGCGGAGGTTTGCATTTCAAATGTTTAGAATGCGCTCGTATCTTTAAAAAGACCCACTTTTAAGTCCGTTGCAGTATAAATTAATTTACCGTCAACTAATACTTCACCGTCAGCTAACCCCATGATCAGCTTACGGTTGATCACGCGCTTAAAGCTGATGCGGTAAGTGACTTTTTTCGCAGTAGGCAGAACTTGGCCAGTAAATTTAACTTCGCCAACACCTAAAGCACGTCCTTTACCTTCACCACCGAGCCAGCCAAGGTAGAAGCCAACTAGCTGCCACATTGCATCGAGGCCCAAACAGCCTGGCATGACAGGGTCGTTTGTAAAGTGGCAGCCAAAAAACCAAAGGTCTGGATTAATATCCAGTTCAGCTTCCACATAACCTTTGTTAAATGTACCGCCATCTTCAGTCATACTGACGATACGATCCATCATCAACATGTTTCCTGATGGGAGTGGAGGACCATT is drawn from Providencia huaxiensis and contains these coding sequences:
- the rlmKL gene encoding bifunctional 23S rRNA (guanine(2069)-N(7))-methyltransferase RlmK/23S rRNA (guanine(2445)-N(2))-methyltransferase RlmL, translating into MNSLFASTARGLEELLKTELESLGASQCKVAQGGVYFQADERVMYQSLLWSRLASRILLPLNDFDVYSDLDLYLGVQAIDWSEIFSVNDTFVVHFTGTNEEIRNSQYGALKVKDAIVDSFVRKLDQRPDVARQQADIRINVYLNKERASVALDLSGDSLHIRGYRDLAGQAPLKETLAAAIINRSGWQQGTPLVDPMCGSGTLLIEAAMMATDKAPGLHRTHWGFYAWSKFNAELWRELTTEAQVRFRQGLKETTSRFYGFDIDKRVLEMARANARRAGLQDLITFKQGDAAALENPVNTNTLGTIISNPPYGERLESEPALIALHSQLGRIVKARFPGWRLSIFSASPELLSCLQLRSEREFKAKNGPLDCVQKNYQLAATPSETIAEISPDFANRLRKNIKKLSKWAKQQGIDCYRVYDADLPEYNVAVDIYGDKVVIQEYAPPKTVDERKARQRLFDVITATMNVLELTSNQLVLKTRQRQKGKQQYEKLAQKDDFFLVQEYNAKMLVNLTDYLDTGLFLDHRIARKMLGQMSKDADFLNLFCYTGTATVHAGLGGAKSTTSVDMSRTYLEWAEKNLQANGLTGRQHRLIQADCLSWLANSQEQFDLIFIDPPTFSNSKRMDGTFDVQRDHIQLITHLKRLLRRGGTVMFSNNKRGFKMDLEAIKELGLQAQEITAKTLSEDFARNRQIHNCWLISHAE
- the fabA gene encoding bifunctional 3-hydroxydecanoyl-ACP dehydratase/trans-2-decenoyl-ACP isomerase; this translates as MVEKRGSYTKDDLIASGKGELFGENGPPLPSGNMLMMDRIVSMTEDGGTFNKGYVEAELDINPDLWFFGCHFTNDPVMPGCLGLDAMWQLVGFYLGWLGGEGKGRALGVGEVKFTGQVLPTAKKVTYRISFKRVINRKLIMGLADGEVLVDGKLIYTATDLKVGLFKDTSAF
- a CDS encoding cell division protein ZapC, with the translated sequence MNIKPDDHWRWYFDHDHNRVMLDLANGMIFRSCFPAKMLTVFARNEMPFSIEDAGEYYLFDEQAKRLNITHEERAELVLNSLVAFRFLKPQMPKSWYFSSFHYIREPKQGQIIQVCLENTNRYFTFIIAEAGPSASLCLLAEPILELPDRTLRFCDPIKIMNDRMLEYSSKVKRQLYGNAI
- a CDS encoding ABC transporter ATP-binding protein yields the protein MALINLSGAYLSFSDAPLLDNTEIHIEDNERVCLVGRNGAGKSTLMRVLTKEQPLDDGQLIYEQDLIVARLQQDPPRNIEGTIFDFVAEGVAEQAQYLKDYHHVAKEVETDPSEKNLNKLAELQEVLDNRNLWLLDSRISDVLKKLGLPADAELSSLSGGWLRKAALGRALVSNPRVLFLDEPTNHLDIETILWLENFLKDFQGSIVFISHDRSFIRNMATRIIDLDRGQLASWPGNYDDYLVNKEEALRVEEMQNAEFDRKLAQEETWIRQGIKARRTRNEGRVRALKALRVERSERREVMGTAKMQVGEAARSGKIVFEMENVNYQVDNKVLVKDFSAQVLRGDKIALVGPNGCGKTTLLRLMLGDLQADSGRVHCGTKLEVAYFDQHRAALDPDKTVMDNLAEGKQEVMVNGKPRHVLGYLQDFMFPPKRAMTPVRALSGGERNRLLLARLFLKPSNLLILDEPTNDLDVETLELLEELVDGYQGTVLLVSHDREFVDNSVTECWIFEGNGVINRFAGGYYDAQQQRAQTVSLKAEQTGKVAGQDKPTKPKEAVKRSNKLSYNLLRELEQLPAKLEQLERDIETLQAQVGDADFFNQPHDVTEKTLSQLSSKEAELEQAFDRWQELELLKNG
- the pqiA gene encoding membrane integrity-associated transporter subunit PqiA, with translation MCNHESHEHVLCPQCDMLVAVPELEQGSKATCPRCETTLVSKWRYPYKQPAAYAFSALIMLFVACLFPFVKMGAAGIENEISLFQIIEIIAATRYSGLALFFLFFSLIIPAFCMVTIILLGLQVHIPKGIKVVITRILFQMKAWCMAEIFLAGVLVSFVKLIAYGDIGIGLSFLPYCVFCMLQVRAFQCLDRHWLWNRIEAAPKLDRPLIVGQTGIKQDVRLCLVCTAILPAEQSKCPRCHSHGSVRKNQSLQWTLALLVTSIMLYIPANVLPMMTTNTLGTALNSTIIDGVILLWEDGSYPVAMVIFIASIMVPTLKMIGIAWLCLDSKGYGNRDPHRMHFIYELVEYVGRWSMIDVFVITILASLVQMGQLMNIVPAMGIIFFGVVVILTMFAAMTFDPRLTWDRCERKNAVNTVEQEGVIG
- the pqiB gene encoding intermembrane transport protein PqiB — its product is MTDKETPQANAKISKLKSWSPVWVIPIVTVLLGAWVLFYHFSNQGPEVTLITYNAEGIEAGKTKIKSRSVDIGVVESVTLDDNFSRVIIKARLNNEMKELLRTDSAFWIVKPTIGRDGVTGLGTLLSGAYIELQPGLAAKEHFEFTLLDTPPLASPDAKGIRVVLVSDKAGQLNPGDPVLFRGYRVGSVETSDFDMDKRDMRYQLFINAPYDKLISSNVRFWKDSGIAFDMSSQGVHVEMGSIATLLTGGVSFDVPTGWVPGANVKENTEFQLFDNQSSIQNSLYTQYQDFVLFFSDSVRGLQPGAPVEFRGIRLGTVAQVPFYTEGLDQSLDNDFRIPVLIHIEPERFSKDVGKNFNLKNELNLALKDGLRASLKSGNLLTGALFVDLDFVQNAEPYKGPTVVAGYKIIPTTSAGLAQIQQKVIAVLDKINNMPIEPMLNQTTQTLAEGQKVVKEANAMLAQLNKVMASKEFQNLPHDLQKTLQEMNRAMQGFQPGSPAYNKMVDNMQRLDQVLREVQPLLRTLNNKSNALVFEAEPTKDVEPKGVKK
- the pqiC gene encoding membrane integrity-associated transporter subunit PqiC, with amino-acid sequence MRYLLSIFVLLLAACSSTPEKKYYQLPMKTPQTQSAEVMNKGQVWLQRIMLSDVLTSNGITYQTTDVSYTNASTHLWASPLEQQLGQSMVSELSAALPEKLVSLQPLQNSPDTLDITLTAFNGRYDGKVLIQGFWTYSHDKSVIRRNFDVQLDQNEDGYPELVRTLSMGWQQVAESIAKEIDKY
- a CDS encoding YcbX family protein; translation: MITLSRLYTHPVKSMRGVRLSHAFADISGLTFDRNFMVTTLEGKFITARKYPQMLLFTPVMLNNGLHLRAPNGESATVLYQDFNDKQSPTEVWGNHFHALIAPEAINSWLSTFFDEPVQLRWLSPQLSRRVKEHQDVPMSFADGYPFLLINEASVQELQRRCPASIKLEQFRGNLIITGAKPFEEDTWKTIQIGDVVFTLDRPCSRCILTTVSPEKGIKHPHSEPLATLQTFRSDETGDVDFGQNVIIKNTGVIRVGDTLTVLETKPAKQYLVQERESDLAANSLKTQANNVSLIFEETEYEGDNQNVILEQLESNGLTIPYSCRAGICGRCKIKLISGEVTPLKQSAIKENGYILACSCIPRTSVKLAFN
- the rmf gene encoding ribosome modulation factor, producing MKRQKRDRLERALSRGYQAGLAGRSKELCPYQAVDARSHWLGGWRKAMEDRTIAVV